A section of the Leptospira noumeaensis genome encodes:
- a CDS encoding antibiotic biosynthesis monooxygenase family protein yields MNQILIDRFRLPAESKKIFLERVKINRDFIKNIDGFLGDQTYIREEQNKIQFITIATWKDKQSLENAKTLVFTEYEKQGFVMPEFLKENSIQIEREIYEKMI; encoded by the coding sequence ATGAACCAAATTTTAATCGATCGATTCCGTTTACCAGCAGAGTCAAAAAAAATATTTTTAGAAAGAGTAAAAATCAATCGCGATTTTATTAAAAACATAGATGGATTTTTAGGAGACCAAACCTATATCAGAGAAGAACAAAATAAGATTCAATTTATCACCATTGCCACCTGGAAAGACAAACAGAGTCTAGAAAACGCGAAAACACTGGTTTTTACAGAATATGAAAAACAAGGGTTCGTAATGCCAGAATTTTTAAAAGAAAACTCCATCCAAATCGAAAGAGAAATTTACGAAAAAATGATTTAG